The nucleotide sequence aaaaaaaacactcaactaTTTGCACATTGGGCGACCTGAGCCCGTGACCCTTGGCTTGCATGTCTTCCTCCCACTCTCTCCCTTGTGTCCTGTCACTCTCTAAGCTGTCCAGTCAATAAAGgcaataaagacaaaatacaaTCTTCAAAAAAGCATATACACTTTGCATTCTAAAGGTCAATCCTGACTTAACATAGTTTTCACATCTATGTAAGAATTCTATCCCTGACAGGTTATTATTACCATTAATGCCTCACATGTTGCccttttgtgtatttttagacTTTCATGCCTCTCAGCTGCTGAATCGCTTTGCTGCAGAAGAAGCTGGTCATAGTTCCTCTAacctttttctgtgtgtttgtgtttctcaggTTCAACCTGACTGATGGCTGCCTCAGGGAAGCTGGCATCCTTCCGCCTGCCTCCCTTGCCCACTGTAGGTGAGCTTATAAAGCTGTACAACCTGAGAGCCGAGAAGCAGCTGTCCCAGAACTTTCTGTTGGACTTGAGGCTCACAGGTTAGTCTGCCTCACTCACTCgctctttgtcttttctttcactcTATCTGCAGTGCACCAATACCTGCTTGCGCCTGTTACTGTGTCTACAGCGGGCGCTCAATGGTGTGTTTTGTCAGTGCACTTGATTGCACAGCTCCGCGCAGCCTTGTATCAAGGCATTGAAAGCGACAGGCTTCTCAGTATGTGTGAGGTTGAGTAGATCTCCCGTTAATGTGAACGGCCCGAGTCGATTGTTTGCGGTCCTTGCAGAGCTCTAGCCTTAATATAATTATCAGTGATGCAGTGCAGGTCTGATCTGCTCTCCTGTCCTTGGACAAGGTGACTTGTTAGATTAATGCATCTCATCTTCATCACGCAGAGGCTGACAGGTATTGCAACATAGCACGCTATACATCTCAATTTAGACACCCAGGAGTCTGATGAGGACATTTGGTTGGAGACTATTGTGTCATTTATATGATGCATGAGTTGAACTAAGTTAGTAATAATTCACTCACTGTATGCAAAAACATGTAACGCACCATTCCGTTGGTCATCCATCTTGTCTGTTTTCAGACAAACTTGTGCGTCAGGCAGGCAGTTTGAAGGATGCCCACGTGTGCGAGGTGGGTCCTGGTCCCGGGGGTCTCACCCGCTCCATCCTCAATGCCGGGGCGGCGGACTTGCTTGTGGTGGAAAAGGATTCACGCTTCATCCCAGGGCTGAAGGTAGGCGGAGCAGCAACAATGGTTATCAAAGTCATTAGGTCACAGAGCAGAAAAAGGCTCTGCTCTGCAACCTGTCAGCCGCACGAAACTAGTTAAACTATTTAGAAACTGCAGCATAATTAACCACCCACAGAGTGACTGACGATTATTTCGTTTAtctcaacacattttcattcatctcTTTGAACATCACATCCGTTTTTTCACAGCTGTTGTCTGAGGCAGCGCCGGGGAGGATGAGGATCGTCCACGGCGACATACTCACCTACAGAATGGACCGAGGATTCCCTGTGAATATCTCCAAGCCGTGGGAGGGAGGTGAGTTTATGCAATTTCCGAAAAGCTTCCGGTGGTCATGTGTAGTAAATCCATGGAGCTTATGAGCGTTTGTGTTGCTCCGCAGAGCCACCAAACCTTCATGTCATAGGGAATCTCCCGTTCAACGTGTCAACCCTCCTCATCATCAAGTGGCTGGAGAACATGGCCAACAGAACAGGGCCCTTCGCTTACGGACGCACCAGACTCACACTCACTTTCCAGAAAGAGGTCGCAGAGGTGGGTGAAAACCGGTTTTCAGTGTATGTGCTTGTCAGGATGCTGCTTTCATGTCCAGCTGCCAGATCAGTCATTGAATTAAAAACCTATAAATTATCTGTGTTTCCATCCATTTTTGTGTGCTTTTTGAAGTATTGAATCGGAAAATGTTGATGGAAATGGCACATTTTGGGAGGATGTTTACAAAGTGGTGATTTTTCGCCTATTTCAAAAAAGATTTAATGCGCTTATAGCTTCTGTAACGCTGAAGGGACCAAAATAGCGGCAGATGAAAAACAGTCCTCTCATCGCTCCACACAGATCTGATGTATCCTTCCACGCGTTAATACATGATTGTGGTTCTGACATTCTTTTTCCCTGTTTGAAGTACAATTGGTGCTCTTTTAATTATTAGAACCCCTCGTCTGCCTCCCATCTGGAAAACTGCTGTGACCTCTTCTCTTTCCCTTATCTCGATACACCAACTCCTAAGTATCACTTAACAATCATGGATGAAAACAAGCATTAGTTGGTTGAAATGTATGTTACATTTGGATGAGAACCtagctgttgtgtgtttttaaaaagtaaaattgAACAAAGCTTAAATATACTTGTAGTTTGAAGTCTACACGTGGCCAGGTCACCGCCCCTATATGAAAATGCTGTGTAATAAATTAGTTATTATATGGTTATGATCAAATATTAATTTCTTGATCCATAATTAATccgaatttgcacccaaaataaAGTAATCTGGGGTGCTTTTATGATTTGGGCCTGGTAAATCATTCAGAGCAGGGTTTATAATGATCGCTTCATTTTTCTTCTATTAATTACATATTAAAACAGAATTGAGCTCAACTTGAATAGTCATTTTGTACAGTTTATGGTCGTTATGTATATGTTTACCAAACATGTTTGATTCCCACTAAAAGCAACATGAATACAAGCTCAACATTATCCGGGGCTTACTGAATGTCTGTCACTTATTTGTAATTGTCCTTCTCCATCCAGAGGTTGACAGCCAgcacaaacagcaaacagaggAGCCGTCTGTCCATTATGGCTCAGTATCTCTGCACAGTCCGCAACTGCTTCACCATCCCTGGACGGGCCTTCGTACCTAAACCAGACGTAAGATTTAACTTTGATGATAATACTGAAAGGGGCTGTGTGGAGCTTGTGTGTGGAGCTTGAAGCCGGTTGTGGTTTTTGTTAATGGCTCTATTTCTAAGCTACCGTTAGCtgttgttgctctctgttagtggagcagagagagcCTCTGAGACGAGGTTCCACAGGATCTTCACATTACAATCTTCTCTCATCTGGCCAATAGAAAAATGAtttatacatgtaaattgcAACAAACTGTTACGTAGAGCCCCTTTTAAAGtgtcctcttctttttcctaAAGTTgactgtttgagcttcactgtgtaggTTTGTGTATGTTTGACACTAGAAGGCTTTTTAAGgcttaggctttttttttatatatatatattagcatatttatatatactgGAATTGTAAATGAAAAAAGGGATGAGGTGTTTCAGATATACATTGAGATTTGTTGCATGCCTTCATACATGCACATCTGTGAAGGATATCTTTAATATATCTACATTTAGTACTACCGTGTCTAAAAGCAATCAGAGTGTGAAAGTGTAAAGTGAATGGAGCGAAGAGAAATAGTTGGTAATATTATTCCTAGAACTAGTTTCATTAACTGGGCTTCTGTTCTATGTGGCAGATCatatgaatttaatttaatgctCATTTTGGCAGTGACCCGACGAGACTTATTGCTATCTATACCatattttcctctcctctcttgtttgCCCATCATAGTCAAATCCACACATGTACTCCCTCTGGGGATGATGCTGAAGTAGAATTTCAACTTTA is from Sparus aurata chromosome 16, fSpaAur1.1, whole genome shotgun sequence and encodes:
- the tfb1m gene encoding dimethyladenosine transferase 1, mitochondrial, with amino-acid sequence MAASGKLASFRLPPLPTVGELIKLYNLRAEKQLSQNFLLDLRLTDKLVRQAGSLKDAHVCEVGPGPGGLTRSILNAGAADLLVVEKDSRFIPGLKLLSEAAPGRMRIVHGDILTYRMDRGFPVNISKPWEGEPPNLHVIGNLPFNVSTLLIIKWLENMANRTGPFAYGRTRLTLTFQKEVAERLTASTNSKQRSRLSIMAQYLCTVRNCFTIPGRAFVPKPDVDVGIVHFTPLVQPQIQQPFQLVEKVVRNVFQFRRKYCHKGVGKLFPEACRIELTQEMMQKADVDPILRPTELTIPHFRALADAYAHLCTQEPSLLSYDFREELRRKHLAGRRNTPVDTFIDMATGTPSPQQPC